From a single Lentisphaera profundi genomic region:
- a CDS encoding endonuclease/exonuclease/phosphatase family protein: MKVGYLKLLFLLIFFTQVVASGQIKLKLEPVKVLSYNLYNYNPSQSSYQLKSSVSRKATANIIAGIDADIVLLSELGHGEALEELLADLLAREVNYSFSSIVKGPDSLRRLCILAKSAPKKIDHRTRVKFKLKGKDVFVSRGFAYCVFEWQNDYRLHFIGAHLKSKIPTALGQTDMRRYEARQLHYLVDSILKNDPQANIVVAGDMNDTFDSSPIKEIQYRRYRYEKRLYDLRPYDKSHASWTHYYDKSDEYSRIDYFFCSYSMLGEIDYDLLSIPHSPHWFIASDHRPLLLAFTPVEKEANESFALFENATRKNIRPQYQSWEHFEGPRKASKEKK, from the coding sequence ATGAAAGTGGGGTATCTAAAACTGCTCTTTTTACTTATTTTTTTTACCCAGGTAGTTGCTTCTGGGCAAATCAAGTTAAAGCTTGAGCCTGTTAAAGTATTATCCTACAACCTCTATAATTATAATCCCTCACAATCTTCATATCAGTTAAAAAGCTCTGTTTCACGTAAGGCGACAGCAAATATTATTGCTGGAATTGATGCGGATATTGTCTTATTATCGGAGCTGGGGCATGGTGAAGCGCTAGAGGAGTTACTAGCGGATTTACTTGCGAGGGAAGTTAATTACTCGTTTAGCTCCATTGTGAAGGGACCTGATTCCTTGCGTAGGCTATGTATACTAGCTAAATCTGCGCCTAAGAAAATAGATCATCGCACACGAGTGAAATTTAAGCTCAAGGGTAAAGATGTGTTTGTCTCTCGTGGTTTTGCTTATTGTGTTTTTGAATGGCAAAATGACTATCGTCTTCATTTTATCGGCGCCCATTTAAAGTCTAAGATACCCACTGCTTTAGGGCAAACTGATATGCGTCGCTATGAAGCTAGGCAGTTGCATTATTTAGTTGATAGCATACTAAAAAATGATCCGCAAGCTAATATTGTAGTGGCGGGTGACATGAACGATACTTTTGATAGTTCTCCAATAAAAGAAATTCAATATCGAAGATATAGATACGAGAAGCGTTTATATGATTTGCGTCCCTACGACAAGAGCCATGCGTCGTGGACTCATTACTATGATAAGAGTGATGAATATTCACGTATTGATTACTTCTTTTGTTCATACAGTATGTTAGGTGAAATAGATTATGATCTTTTGAGTATCCCTCATTCTCCCCATTGGTTTATTGCTTCGGACCATCGTCCATTATTACTTGCTTTCACTCCTGTGGAGAAAGAGGCAAATGAATCCTTTGCGCTCTTTGAGAATGCTACGCGAAAAAATATCCGCCCTCAGTATCAAAGCTGGGAGCATTTCGAAGGTCCTAGAAAAGCTAGTAAGGAAAAGAAATGA
- the ahr gene encoding NADPH-dependent aldehyde reductase Ahr, with translation MTTAYAAQIPSGPLSKISYSPGELEAGEIEIDVKYCGLCHSDISMINNDWAISQYPLVPGHEIVGTITKIAPSVTNLKLGQTVGIGWHSGFCNTCTHCIEGDHNLCSQAQGTIVSHHGGFADKFRAQATSVIPIPDGLDLSTVGPLFCGGITVFNPLIQFDIPPTAKVAVIGIGGLGHLALQFLNAWGCEVTAFTSSEDKKQEALKLGAHHTLNSRSSDEIEKAAGSFDLIISTVNVKLDWELYINTLKAKGRLHFVGATLEPIEIQAFSLIMAQRSISGSPVGSPATIAKMLDFVKLHNIQAKVELFPMSEVNEAIAHLESGKARYRIVLEN, from the coding sequence ATGACAACAGCCTACGCAGCACAAATCCCCAGTGGCCCACTAAGTAAAATTTCATATTCCCCTGGCGAATTAGAAGCTGGTGAAATAGAAATAGACGTGAAATACTGTGGCCTTTGCCATAGTGACATCAGCATGATCAATAATGACTGGGCCATTAGTCAATACCCTCTAGTCCCAGGCCATGAAATTGTTGGCACGATCACTAAAATCGCCCCCTCAGTAACAAATTTAAAACTGGGACAGACTGTAGGCATTGGTTGGCATTCCGGCTTCTGTAACACATGCACTCATTGCATTGAAGGCGATCATAACTTATGCTCACAAGCACAAGGAACTATTGTCTCACATCACGGTGGCTTTGCTGACAAATTTCGAGCTCAAGCCACTAGCGTAATCCCCATTCCCGATGGTCTAGATCTTTCTACCGTCGGACCTCTATTCTGTGGTGGCATTACCGTTTTCAATCCACTCATTCAATTTGATATCCCTCCAACGGCAAAAGTTGCCGTTATAGGAATTGGTGGCCTTGGTCATCTAGCGCTACAGTTCCTAAATGCATGGGGCTGCGAAGTCACTGCCTTTACTTCTAGTGAAGATAAAAAACAAGAAGCTTTAAAGCTGGGTGCGCATCATACCCTAAACTCTAGAAGCTCCGATGAAATTGAAAAAGCCGCAGGCAGTTTCGATCTCATCATCTCTACCGTCAATGTAAAACTAGATTGGGAACTCTACATAAATACTTTAAAAGCCAAAGGAAGACTCCATTTTGTCGGAGCGACTCTCGAGCCCATAGAGATACAAGCCTTCTCCCTAATCATGGCACAAAGATCAATATCCGGCTCTCCTGTTGGCAGCCCTGCTACCATCGCTAAAATGCTAGATTTTGTCAAACTCCATAACATTCAAGCAAAAGTAGAACTTTTTCCAATGAGCGAAGTCAACGAAGCTATTGCTCACTTGGAATCAGGCAAAGCTCGCTACAGGATTGTACTCGAAAATTAA
- the rsfS gene encoding ribosome silencing factor, whose product MSQINSEAKAKLIAELCEESKAVDIKTIDVKETSSITDYYVICTGNSEPHLKAIANRIHLELKDQDMDYNTVDADEQSHWVVQDYGNVILHIFHPDARRHYNIEEFWKRKSDEFPYECPENQILRDELMRRNTH is encoded by the coding sequence GTGAGTCAAATTAACTCTGAGGCTAAAGCAAAACTTATTGCAGAGCTTTGTGAAGAATCAAAAGCTGTTGATATAAAAACAATTGATGTAAAAGAAACTTCATCAATTACGGATTATTATGTGATTTGTACAGGTAATTCTGAGCCGCATTTAAAAGCTATTGCCAACCGTATTCACCTTGAGCTTAAAGATCAAGATATGGATTATAATACGGTTGATGCCGATGAGCAAAGCCATTGGGTTGTTCAGGATTATGGCAATGTAATTTTACATATTTTTCACCCTGATGCTCGTCGTCATTATAATATTGAAGAATTTTGGAAACGCAAGTCAGATGAATTTCCTTACGAGTGTCCTGAGAATCAGATTCTTCGTGATGAATTAATGCGTCGTAATACTCACTAA
- a CDS encoding pseudouridine synthase: MSGPQHVKFLYEDEYLVVAQKNAKFSVHRSEMCRDRRTLQSMVRNKLDGQYVYAVHRLDRPVSGPVLFAKSPEMCRELQRQFTEKTVEKKYIALVRGWLEANGEVDRQLIKKSNGAIQDCLSRYRGLGTVELDEALDGYPTVRYSLIELEPVTGRFHQLRRHMRGLAHPIIGDSTDGDSHQNRFFREKFNLRRLMLHCFFLSFRHPITNDPIKIYLEADKDLRNIYKVLGMDEQYKKLEREYSDEI, from the coding sequence ATGAGCGGTCCTCAGCACGTAAAATTTTTATATGAAGATGAATACTTGGTGGTAGCTCAGAAGAATGCAAAGTTTAGTGTTCACCGTTCAGAAATGTGTCGTGATAGGCGGACTTTGCAGAGTATGGTGCGCAATAAACTTGATGGTCAATATGTTTATGCCGTTCACCGTTTAGATAGACCAGTTTCTGGGCCGGTGCTCTTTGCAAAAAGCCCTGAAATGTGCCGCGAATTACAGCGTCAATTTACAGAGAAGACAGTTGAGAAAAAGTACATTGCACTGGTAAGAGGCTGGCTTGAAGCGAATGGTGAAGTTGATAGGCAGCTAATTAAGAAAAGCAATGGTGCGATACAGGACTGTTTGAGTCGTTATCGAGGACTTGGGACAGTGGAGCTCGACGAGGCATTGGACGGATATCCGACAGTTCGCTATTCTTTAATTGAATTAGAGCCGGTAACGGGACGTTTTCATCAGCTTCGTCGGCACATGAGAGGCTTAGCACATCCCATAATTGGAGATAGTACGGATGGTGATTCACACCAGAATCGTTTTTTTCGCGAAAAATTTAATCTCCGCCGTTTGATGCTGCACTGCTTTTTCTTGAGTTTCAGGCATCCGATTACGAATGACCCAATTAAAATTTACTTAGAAGCGGATAAGGATTTGAGAAATATTTATAAGGTTTTAGGTATGGATGAACAGTATAAAAAACTTGAGCGAGAGTATAGCGATGAAATATAA
- the nadD gene encoding nicotinate (nicotinamide) nucleotide adenylyltransferase, translating to MEIIETAVLGGTFDPIHQGHIALAYDILERELAQEVMFVPSARPPHKSEKKISPSADRLAMLELAVKDEDRFLVSDYEIENNYRESYTIHTLTALRTAMPSRRFKLVIGMDNLAIFHTWYKYADIIKNYPIITYGRPGVKKQFQFNLIEHFAGRQVENLMSGIIDDGPQNNISSSEIRKGIAKGNVNKNLVIPEVMEYVKDKGLYCESN from the coding sequence AGCCTTAGCTTACGATATTCTTGAGCGTGAATTAGCTCAGGAAGTGATGTTTGTTCCCAGTGCTCGTCCCCCTCATAAGAGCGAAAAGAAAATCAGTCCATCAGCAGATCGTTTGGCAATGCTCGAGTTGGCGGTAAAAGATGAAGATCGTTTTTTAGTCTCTGATTACGAGATTGAAAATAATTATCGTGAATCTTATACAATACATACTTTGACGGCTTTAAGAACTGCGATGCCTTCAAGACGCTTTAAGCTAGTGATTGGTATGGATAATTTAGCGATTTTTCACACATGGTACAAATATGCGGATATAATTAAGAATTATCCGATTATAACTTATGGTCGCCCAGGAGTGAAAAAACAGTTTCAATTTAACTTGATCGAGCATTTTGCCGGTAGACAAGTAGAAAACTTGATGAGTGGAATAATCGATGATGGTCCACAAAATAACATTTCTTCTTCTGAGATACGAAAAGGTATTGCAAAAGGGAATGTCAATAAAAATTTAGTGATTCCAGAAGTTATGGAATACGTAAAAGACAAAGGATTATATTGTGAGTCAAATTAA
- a CDS encoding alpha/beta hydrolase, giving the protein MKFENPSAKYECLLLHGLCEHEGRMYDLAKFLQKNDCQVHVPTHLGHGERALNSSAFKDIQNFYLNDSKDLDLLRHTHKGSELEKEYQYSRANVSMACHLQELEGDLKAIEAQSDKPIIIVGFSMGGLLALALAERYISKRISKLLLLSPALRVNIPKGRGVMKPVRLMANSVLQVFHELRYLNFPGMKSLGKYLSKAKLSIPCNEVTSNVCELRREQFIFQNDPLIAKRVPLSYLNAIQELMLELRSKDMSELSRKIKIGLAWSSGDSIVNPKEIKRFSRYYENSHLCIEDHACHDLLRAPCYEEVYDFIGGFLRS; this is encoded by the coding sequence ATGAAATTCGAAAACCCTTCAGCCAAATACGAGTGTCTACTTTTGCATGGTTTATGCGAGCATGAGGGGCGCATGTATGATTTAGCTAAATTCTTACAGAAGAATGATTGCCAGGTACATGTGCCCACGCACCTTGGTCATGGTGAACGAGCGTTGAATAGCAGTGCGTTTAAGGATATTCAAAATTTTTATCTTAATGATTCAAAAGATTTGGATTTATTACGTCATACTCATAAAGGCTCTGAACTTGAAAAAGAGTATCAGTACAGTCGTGCCAATGTAAGTATGGCTTGTCATCTACAGGAGTTAGAGGGTGACCTTAAAGCAATTGAAGCTCAATCCGATAAGCCTATTATCATTGTGGGTTTTAGTATGGGTGGCTTACTTGCCCTGGCTTTGGCGGAACGATATATATCTAAGCGAATCAGTAAACTATTATTACTTAGTCCTGCTTTACGAGTGAATATTCCTAAAGGAAGAGGCGTAATGAAGCCGGTTCGGCTAATGGCTAATAGTGTTTTGCAGGTTTTTCATGAACTGCGTTATTTGAATTTCCCTGGGATGAAATCTTTAGGTAAATATTTGAGTAAGGCGAAGTTGAGTATCCCTTGTAATGAAGTGACTTCTAATGTATGCGAGTTGCGTCGAGAGCAATTTATTTTCCAAAATGATCCTTTAATTGCTAAGCGAGTCCCCTTGTCTTATCTCAATGCAATTCAGGAGCTTATGTTAGAGTTAAGGTCTAAAGACATGTCTGAGCTTAGCCGTAAGATCAAGATTGGTTTGGCGTGGTCGTCGGGTGATAGTATTGTTAATCCCAAAGAAATTAAACGCTTTAGTCGATATTATGAAAATAGTCATCTTTGTATAGAGGATCATGCATGTCATGATCTTTTAAGAGCGCCATGTTATGAAGAAGTATATGATTTTATAGGTGGCTTTTTGAGGTCATGA
- a CDS encoding HAD family hydrolase encodes MKYKLLIFDLDGTLVDTRKDLAAAVNEMRRSYGLPILPLEIIVSYVGDGAQKLVERSLQGENVDPVEALKLMLDFYKKNICVFSHLYEGCRDFLKLMKSKGIAMAVLTNKPQAMTDIILKELDLDQYFNPILGPEGAGCHKPEPGGVYKCLEIHQIEAAQALMVGDHHTDLRVAQNAKIDNAFFTSGMGNKDGVIPTFVFDDYSSLEDKLQS; translated from the coding sequence ATGAAATATAAACTTCTGATATTTGATTTAGATGGAACTTTAGTAGATACGAGAAAAGATTTAGCTGCCGCAGTGAATGAGATGCGTCGCTCCTATGGCTTACCGATTTTACCCTTAGAAATAATAGTTTCTTATGTAGGTGATGGCGCTCAAAAATTAGTAGAGCGCTCTTTGCAAGGAGAAAATGTAGATCCGGTTGAAGCGTTGAAGCTGATGCTTGATTTCTATAAAAAGAATATCTGTGTCTTTAGTCATTTATACGAGGGCTGTAGAGATTTCTTAAAACTAATGAAATCTAAGGGTATAGCTATGGCTGTTTTGACTAATAAGCCCCAGGCGATGACTGATATTATTTTGAAAGAATTAGATTTGGATCAATACTTTAATCCAATATTGGGGCCAGAGGGTGCGGGATGTCATAAGCCTGAGCCCGGAGGTGTTTACAAATGTTTGGAAATTCATCAAATCGAAGCAGCTCAAGCACTGATGGTGGGGGATCACCATACAGATTTGCGAGTAGCGCAAAATGCAAAAATTGACAATGCGTTTTTTACTTCGGGAATGGGTAACAAAGATGGGGTAATCCCCACCTTTGTCTTTGATGATTATAGCTCTTTAGAGGATAAACTTCAGTCTTAA